In Acanthopagrus latus isolate v.2019 chromosome 16, fAcaLat1.1, whole genome shotgun sequence, one DNA window encodes the following:
- the ppp2r5ca gene encoding serine/threonine-protein phosphatase 2A 56 kDa regulatory subunit gamma isoform isoform X2 → MRVKQPGSHSAMKREKRFSTSSFPLSANRELQKLLALADVAPAEQEKLFIQKLRQCCVLFDFLSDPLSDLKWKEVKRAALSEMVEYITHNRNVITEPIYPEVVHMFAVNMFRTLPPSSNPTGAEFDPEEDEPTLEAAWPHLQLVYEFFLRFLESPDFQPNIAKKYIDQKFVMQLLELFDSEDPRERDFLKTTLHRIYGKFLGLRAYIRKQINNIFYRFIYETEHHNGIAELLEILGSIINGFALPLKEEHKIFLLKVLLPLHKVKSLSVYHPQLAYCVVQFLEKDSTLTEPVVMALLKYWPKTHSPKEVMFLNELEEILDVIEPSEFVKVQEPLFRQLAKCVSSPHFQVAERALYYWNNEYIMSLISDNAAKILPIMFPALYRNSKTHWNKTIHGLIYNALKLFMEMNQKLFDDCTQQFRAEKNKEKAKSKEREEAWVKIENLAKSNPQLQHDQRKERPMVRRKSELPQDIYTTKALESHRRAEDMLTTHDGL, encoded by the exons ATGTGGCCCCCGCAGAGCAGGAGAAGCTCTTCATCCAGAAGCTACGACAGTGCTGCGTTCTTTtcgacttcctgtctgaccCACTGAGCGACCTGAAATGGAAGGAAGTCAAGCGGGCGGCGCTGAGCGAAATGGTGGAGTACATCACCCACAACAGGAATGTCATCACAGAGCCCATCTACCCCGAGGTGGTGCACATG TTTGCGGTGAACATGTTCAGAACATTGCCTCCATCGTCCAACCCCACCGGGGCCGAGTTCGACCCAGAGGAGGATGAGCCAACACTTGAGGCTGCATGGCCGCACCTCCAG CTTGTCTATGAATTTTTCCTTAGGTTTTTAGAATCGCCCGACTTTCAGCCTAACATAGCGAAGAAATACATCGACCAGAAATTTGTTATGCAG CTCCTAGAACTATTTGACAGTGAGGATCCCAGAGAGAGGGACTTCCTGAAAACGACCCTTCACAGGATTTATGGAAAGTTCCTGGGGCTGAGAGCATACATCAGaaaacagatcaataacatTTTCTATAG gTTTATCTATGAGACAGAGCACCATAATGGTATAGCTGAACTACTGGAAATACTTGGAAG CATAATCAATGGATTTGCCTTACCACTAAAAGAAGAGCACAAGATTTTCCTGTTGAAGGTTTTATTGCCTCTGCACAAAGTCAAATCACTCAGTGTCTACCATCCACAG CTGGCCTACTGCGTGGTGCAGTTTTTAGAAAAAGACAGCACTCTAACTGAGCCG GTGGTAATGGCTCTACTAAAGTACTGGCCAAAGACTCACAGTCCCAAGGAGGTGATGTTTCTCAATGAGCTGGAGGAGATCCTGGATGTCATCGAGCCCTCTGAGTTCGTAAAAGTGCAGGAGCCTCTCTTCAGACAGCTGGCCAAGTGTGTGTCCAGCCCTCACTTCCAG gTGGCAGAGAGAGCTCTGTATTACTGGAACAACGAGTACATCATGAGTCTGATCAGCGACAACGCAGCGAAGATCCTGCCGATCATGTTCCCGGCTCTGTACCGCAACTCTAAGACCCACTGGAACAA gACCATCCACGGCCTCATCTACAACGCTCTGAAGCTTTTCATGGAGATGAATCAGAAGCTCTTTGATGATTGCACACAGCAGTTCAGGGCTGAGAAAAACAA AGAGAAGGCAAAGTCAAAAGAACGCGAAGAGGCTTGGGTCAAGATTGAGAACCTCGCGAAATCGAATCCACAG TTGCAGCATGACCAGCGGAAAGAGCGGCCTATGGTGCGACGCAAATCTGAGTTGCCTCAGGATATCTACACCACAAAAGCCTTGGAGTCCCACCGCAGAGCTGAAGACATGTTGACCACCCACGATGGACTCTAG
- the ppp2r5ca gene encoding serine/threonine-protein phosphatase 2A 56 kDa regulatory subunit gamma isoform isoform X6 — protein sequence MLTCNKSGDRMVVDAPNSNGPFQPVALMHFRDVAPAEQEKLFIQKLRQCCVLFDFLSDPLSDLKWKEVKRAALSEMVEYITHNRNVITEPIYPEVVHMFAVNMFRTLPPSSNPTGAEFDPEEDEPTLEAAWPHLQLVYEFFLRFLESPDFQPNIAKKYIDQKFVMQLLELFDSEDPRERDFLKTTLHRIYGKFLGLRAYIRKQINNIFYRFIYETEHHNGIAELLEILGSIINGFALPLKEEHKIFLLKVLLPLHKVKSLSVYHPQLAYCVVQFLEKDSTLTEPVVMALLKYWPKTHSPKEVMFLNELEEILDVIEPSEFVKVQEPLFRQLAKCVSSPHFQVAERALYYWNNEYIMSLISDNAAKILPIMFPALYRNSKTHWNKTIHGLIYNALKLFMEMNQKLFDDCTQQFRAEKNKEKAKSKEREEAWVKIENLAKSNPQLQHDQRKERPMVRRKSELPQDIYTTKALESHRRAEDMLTTHDGL from the exons ATGTGGCCCCCGCAGAGCAGGAGAAGCTCTTCATCCAGAAGCTACGACAGTGCTGCGTTCTTTtcgacttcctgtctgaccCACTGAGCGACCTGAAATGGAAGGAAGTCAAGCGGGCGGCGCTGAGCGAAATGGTGGAGTACATCACCCACAACAGGAATGTCATCACAGAGCCCATCTACCCCGAGGTGGTGCACATG TTTGCGGTGAACATGTTCAGAACATTGCCTCCATCGTCCAACCCCACCGGGGCCGAGTTCGACCCAGAGGAGGATGAGCCAACACTTGAGGCTGCATGGCCGCACCTCCAG CTTGTCTATGAATTTTTCCTTAGGTTTTTAGAATCGCCCGACTTTCAGCCTAACATAGCGAAGAAATACATCGACCAGAAATTTGTTATGCAG CTCCTAGAACTATTTGACAGTGAGGATCCCAGAGAGAGGGACTTCCTGAAAACGACCCTTCACAGGATTTATGGAAAGTTCCTGGGGCTGAGAGCATACATCAGaaaacagatcaataacatTTTCTATAG gTTTATCTATGAGACAGAGCACCATAATGGTATAGCTGAACTACTGGAAATACTTGGAAG CATAATCAATGGATTTGCCTTACCACTAAAAGAAGAGCACAAGATTTTCCTGTTGAAGGTTTTATTGCCTCTGCACAAAGTCAAATCACTCAGTGTCTACCATCCACAG CTGGCCTACTGCGTGGTGCAGTTTTTAGAAAAAGACAGCACTCTAACTGAGCCG GTGGTAATGGCTCTACTAAAGTACTGGCCAAAGACTCACAGTCCCAAGGAGGTGATGTTTCTCAATGAGCTGGAGGAGATCCTGGATGTCATCGAGCCCTCTGAGTTCGTAAAAGTGCAGGAGCCTCTCTTCAGACAGCTGGCCAAGTGTGTGTCCAGCCCTCACTTCCAG gTGGCAGAGAGAGCTCTGTATTACTGGAACAACGAGTACATCATGAGTCTGATCAGCGACAACGCAGCGAAGATCCTGCCGATCATGTTCCCGGCTCTGTACCGCAACTCTAAGACCCACTGGAACAA gACCATCCACGGCCTCATCTACAACGCTCTGAAGCTTTTCATGGAGATGAATCAGAAGCTCTTTGATGATTGCACACAGCAGTTCAGGGCTGAGAAAAACAA AGAGAAGGCAAAGTCAAAAGAACGCGAAGAGGCTTGGGTCAAGATTGAGAACCTCGCGAAATCGAATCCACAG TTGCAGCATGACCAGCGGAAAGAGCGGCCTATGGTGCGACGCAAATCTGAGTTGCCTCAGGATATCTACACCACAAAAGCCTTGGAGTCCCACCGCAGAGCTGAAGACATGTTGACCACCCACGATGGACTCTAG
- the ppp2r5ca gene encoding serine/threonine-protein phosphatase 2A 56 kDa regulatory subunit gamma isoform isoform X3 has translation MLTCNKSGDRMVVDAPNSNGPFQPVALMHFRDVAPAEQEKLFIQKLRQCCVLFDFLSDPLSDLKWKEVKRAALSEMVEYITHNRNVITEPIYPEVVHMFAVNMFRTLPPSSNPTGAEFDPEEDEPTLEAAWPHLQLVYEFFLRFLESPDFQPNIAKKYIDQKFVMQLLELFDSEDPRERDFLKTTLHRIYGKFLGLRAYIRKQINNIFYRFIYETEHHNGIAELLEILGSIINGFALPLKEEHKIFLLKVLLPLHKVKSLSVYHPQLAYCVVQFLEKDSTLTEPVVMALLKYWPKTHSPKEVMFLNELEEILDVIEPSEFVKVQEPLFRQLAKCVSSPHFQVAERALYYWNNEYIMSLISDNAAKILPIMFPALYRNSKTHWNKTIHGLIYNALKLFMEMNQKLFDDCTQQFRAEKNKEKAKSKEREEAWVKIENLAKSNPQFSMYVDSSDLNSPVAMETDIPLIEDVQRLKKTVEEGATQLQHDQRKERPMVRRKSELPQDIYTTKALESHRRAEDMLTTHDGL, from the exons ATGTGGCCCCCGCAGAGCAGGAGAAGCTCTTCATCCAGAAGCTACGACAGTGCTGCGTTCTTTtcgacttcctgtctgaccCACTGAGCGACCTGAAATGGAAGGAAGTCAAGCGGGCGGCGCTGAGCGAAATGGTGGAGTACATCACCCACAACAGGAATGTCATCACAGAGCCCATCTACCCCGAGGTGGTGCACATG TTTGCGGTGAACATGTTCAGAACATTGCCTCCATCGTCCAACCCCACCGGGGCCGAGTTCGACCCAGAGGAGGATGAGCCAACACTTGAGGCTGCATGGCCGCACCTCCAG CTTGTCTATGAATTTTTCCTTAGGTTTTTAGAATCGCCCGACTTTCAGCCTAACATAGCGAAGAAATACATCGACCAGAAATTTGTTATGCAG CTCCTAGAACTATTTGACAGTGAGGATCCCAGAGAGAGGGACTTCCTGAAAACGACCCTTCACAGGATTTATGGAAAGTTCCTGGGGCTGAGAGCATACATCAGaaaacagatcaataacatTTTCTATAG gTTTATCTATGAGACAGAGCACCATAATGGTATAGCTGAACTACTGGAAATACTTGGAAG CATAATCAATGGATTTGCCTTACCACTAAAAGAAGAGCACAAGATTTTCCTGTTGAAGGTTTTATTGCCTCTGCACAAAGTCAAATCACTCAGTGTCTACCATCCACAG CTGGCCTACTGCGTGGTGCAGTTTTTAGAAAAAGACAGCACTCTAACTGAGCCG GTGGTAATGGCTCTACTAAAGTACTGGCCAAAGACTCACAGTCCCAAGGAGGTGATGTTTCTCAATGAGCTGGAGGAGATCCTGGATGTCATCGAGCCCTCTGAGTTCGTAAAAGTGCAGGAGCCTCTCTTCAGACAGCTGGCCAAGTGTGTGTCCAGCCCTCACTTCCAG gTGGCAGAGAGAGCTCTGTATTACTGGAACAACGAGTACATCATGAGTCTGATCAGCGACAACGCAGCGAAGATCCTGCCGATCATGTTCCCGGCTCTGTACCGCAACTCTAAGACCCACTGGAACAA gACCATCCACGGCCTCATCTACAACGCTCTGAAGCTTTTCATGGAGATGAATCAGAAGCTCTTTGATGATTGCACACAGCAGTTCAGGGCTGAGAAAAACAA AGAGAAGGCAAAGTCAAAAGAACGCGAAGAGGCTTGGGTCAAGATTGAGAACCTCGCGAAATCGAATCCACAG TTCTCTATGTATGTTGATTCCTCTGACCTCAATAGTCCTGTAGCAATGGAGACGGATATCCCTTTGATAGAAGATGTTCAGAGGTTAAAAAAGACAGTTGAGGAGGGCGCGACTCAG TTGCAGCATGACCAGCGGAAAGAGCGGCCTATGGTGCGACGCAAATCTGAGTTGCCTCAGGATATCTACACCACAAAAGCCTTGGAGTCCCACCGCAGAGCTGAAGACATGTTGACCACCCACGATGGACTCTAG
- the ppp2r5ca gene encoding serine/threonine-protein phosphatase 2A 56 kDa regulatory subunit gamma isoform isoform X4 has translation MRVKQPGSHSAMKREKRFSTSSFPLSANRELQKLLALADVAPAEQEKLFIQKLRQCCVLFDFLSDPLSDLKWKEVKRAALSEMVEYITHNRNVITEPIYPEVVHMFAVNMFRTLPPSSNPTGAEFDPEEDEPTLEAAWPHLQLVYEFFLRFLESPDFQPNIAKKYIDQKFVMQLLELFDSEDPRERDFLKTTLHRIYGKFLGLRAYIRKQINNIFYRFIYETEHHNGIAELLEILGSIINGFALPLKEEHKIFLLKVLLPLHKVKSLSVYHPQLAYCVVQFLEKDSTLTEPVVMALLKYWPKTHSPKEVMFLNELEEILDVIEPSEFVKVQEPLFRQLAKCVSSPHFQVAERALYYWNNEYIMSLISDNAAKILPIMFPALYRNSKTHWNKTIHGLIYNALKLFMEMNQKLFDDCTQQFRAEKNKEKAKSKEREEAWVKIENLAKSNPQSCSNGDGYPFDRRCSEVKKDS, from the exons ATGTGGCCCCCGCAGAGCAGGAGAAGCTCTTCATCCAGAAGCTACGACAGTGCTGCGTTCTTTtcgacttcctgtctgaccCACTGAGCGACCTGAAATGGAAGGAAGTCAAGCGGGCGGCGCTGAGCGAAATGGTGGAGTACATCACCCACAACAGGAATGTCATCACAGAGCCCATCTACCCCGAGGTGGTGCACATG TTTGCGGTGAACATGTTCAGAACATTGCCTCCATCGTCCAACCCCACCGGGGCCGAGTTCGACCCAGAGGAGGATGAGCCAACACTTGAGGCTGCATGGCCGCACCTCCAG CTTGTCTATGAATTTTTCCTTAGGTTTTTAGAATCGCCCGACTTTCAGCCTAACATAGCGAAGAAATACATCGACCAGAAATTTGTTATGCAG CTCCTAGAACTATTTGACAGTGAGGATCCCAGAGAGAGGGACTTCCTGAAAACGACCCTTCACAGGATTTATGGAAAGTTCCTGGGGCTGAGAGCATACATCAGaaaacagatcaataacatTTTCTATAG gTTTATCTATGAGACAGAGCACCATAATGGTATAGCTGAACTACTGGAAATACTTGGAAG CATAATCAATGGATTTGCCTTACCACTAAAAGAAGAGCACAAGATTTTCCTGTTGAAGGTTTTATTGCCTCTGCACAAAGTCAAATCACTCAGTGTCTACCATCCACAG CTGGCCTACTGCGTGGTGCAGTTTTTAGAAAAAGACAGCACTCTAACTGAGCCG GTGGTAATGGCTCTACTAAAGTACTGGCCAAAGACTCACAGTCCCAAGGAGGTGATGTTTCTCAATGAGCTGGAGGAGATCCTGGATGTCATCGAGCCCTCTGAGTTCGTAAAAGTGCAGGAGCCTCTCTTCAGACAGCTGGCCAAGTGTGTGTCCAGCCCTCACTTCCAG gTGGCAGAGAGAGCTCTGTATTACTGGAACAACGAGTACATCATGAGTCTGATCAGCGACAACGCAGCGAAGATCCTGCCGATCATGTTCCCGGCTCTGTACCGCAACTCTAAGACCCACTGGAACAA gACCATCCACGGCCTCATCTACAACGCTCTGAAGCTTTTCATGGAGATGAATCAGAAGCTCTTTGATGATTGCACACAGCAGTTCAGGGCTGAGAAAAACAA AGAGAAGGCAAAGTCAAAAGAACGCGAAGAGGCTTGGGTCAAGATTGAGAACCTCGCGAAATCGAATCCACAG TCCTGTAGCAATGGAGACGGATATCCCTTTGATAGAAGATGTTCAGAGGTTAAAAAAGACAGTTGA
- the ppp2r5ca gene encoding serine/threonine-protein phosphatase 2A 56 kDa regulatory subunit gamma isoform isoform X5 has protein sequence MRVKQPGSHSAMKREKRFSTSSFPLSANRELQKLLALADVAPAEQEKLFIQKLRQCCVLFDFLSDPLSDLKWKEVKRAALSEMVEYITHNRNVITEPIYPEVVHMFAVNMFRTLPPSSNPTGAEFDPEEDEPTLEAAWPHLQLVYEFFLRFLESPDFQPNIAKKYIDQKFVMQLLELFDSEDPRERDFLKTTLHRIYGKFLGLRAYIRKQINNIFYRFIYETEHHNGIAELLEILGSIINGFALPLKEEHKIFLLKVLLPLHKVKSLSVYHPQLAYCVVQFLEKDSTLTEPVVMALLKYWPKTHSPKEVMFLNELEEILDVIEPSEFVKVQEPLFRQLAKCVSSPHFQVAERALYYWNNEYIMSLISDNAAKILPIMFPALYRNSKTHWNKTIHGLIYNALKLFMEMNQKLFDDCTQQFRAEKNKEKAKSKEREEAWVKIENLAKSNPQ, from the exons ATGTGGCCCCCGCAGAGCAGGAGAAGCTCTTCATCCAGAAGCTACGACAGTGCTGCGTTCTTTtcgacttcctgtctgaccCACTGAGCGACCTGAAATGGAAGGAAGTCAAGCGGGCGGCGCTGAGCGAAATGGTGGAGTACATCACCCACAACAGGAATGTCATCACAGAGCCCATCTACCCCGAGGTGGTGCACATG TTTGCGGTGAACATGTTCAGAACATTGCCTCCATCGTCCAACCCCACCGGGGCCGAGTTCGACCCAGAGGAGGATGAGCCAACACTTGAGGCTGCATGGCCGCACCTCCAG CTTGTCTATGAATTTTTCCTTAGGTTTTTAGAATCGCCCGACTTTCAGCCTAACATAGCGAAGAAATACATCGACCAGAAATTTGTTATGCAG CTCCTAGAACTATTTGACAGTGAGGATCCCAGAGAGAGGGACTTCCTGAAAACGACCCTTCACAGGATTTATGGAAAGTTCCTGGGGCTGAGAGCATACATCAGaaaacagatcaataacatTTTCTATAG gTTTATCTATGAGACAGAGCACCATAATGGTATAGCTGAACTACTGGAAATACTTGGAAG CATAATCAATGGATTTGCCTTACCACTAAAAGAAGAGCACAAGATTTTCCTGTTGAAGGTTTTATTGCCTCTGCACAAAGTCAAATCACTCAGTGTCTACCATCCACAG CTGGCCTACTGCGTGGTGCAGTTTTTAGAAAAAGACAGCACTCTAACTGAGCCG GTGGTAATGGCTCTACTAAAGTACTGGCCAAAGACTCACAGTCCCAAGGAGGTGATGTTTCTCAATGAGCTGGAGGAGATCCTGGATGTCATCGAGCCCTCTGAGTTCGTAAAAGTGCAGGAGCCTCTCTTCAGACAGCTGGCCAAGTGTGTGTCCAGCCCTCACTTCCAG gTGGCAGAGAGAGCTCTGTATTACTGGAACAACGAGTACATCATGAGTCTGATCAGCGACAACGCAGCGAAGATCCTGCCGATCATGTTCCCGGCTCTGTACCGCAACTCTAAGACCCACTGGAACAA gACCATCCACGGCCTCATCTACAACGCTCTGAAGCTTTTCATGGAGATGAATCAGAAGCTCTTTGATGATTGCACACAGCAGTTCAGGGCTGAGAAAAACAA AGAGAAGGCAAAGTCAAAAGAACGCGAAGAGGCTTGGGTCAAGATTGAGAACCTCGCGAAATCGAATCCACAG TAA